In Oncorhynchus tshawytscha isolate Ot180627B linkage group LG23, Otsh_v2.0, whole genome shotgun sequence, the following proteins share a genomic window:
- the cnfn gene encoding cornifelin homolog: MAYQSEMVISSQPQVTINNYTVTSSGSSDWSSNVCDCCDDCGICLCAIFVPCILGCKVAQDNGDSCCVPFLPGALIALRTSIRSKYRISGSVCDDWVVMTCLPFCGLCQMAREQKMRG, from the exons ATGGCTTATCAGAGTGAGATGGTGATCAGCTCCCAGCCTCAGGTCACCATCAACAACTACACCGTGACCTCCTCTGGGTCCTCAGATTGGAGCTCCAACGTTTGTGACTGCTGCGATGACTGCGGCATCT GTCTGTGTGCGATCTTCGTGCCCTGTATCCTGGGCTGTAAAGTTGCACAGGACAATGGGGACAGTTGCTGTGTGCCTTTCCTCCCTGGAGCCTTGATCGCCCTGAGGACAAGCATCCGGAGCAAATACCGCATCTCT GGTTCCGTGTGTGATGACTGGGTAGTCATgacctgcctgcctttctgcgGACTCTGTCAGATGGCCAGGGAGCAGAAGATGAGAGGCTGA